The window ACAGATAATGCAACCAGCTGGTCATGCGCAGCAGCACCTTGCGCATAATGGAAAGGTGCGCGAAGTGGTCGGTATACACCGCCGCCTGCGCGCTTACCCCATCAGGTAACCCCTCGAGCGCCGGGCTGGCCGCCAGATCGATCATCGCGTAAACCCCGTCCTGCAAGCCGTCGGGGGTCAACCCCTGCAATACGCCGCTGGCCTGATAGCTGCCGCCCGGCACCACCGGCAGCACCCGCGTCACCGTGCCGCCATAAACCTGGCCAGGCAAGCCATTGAATACCACTTCCGCCCGGTCGCCCTTGGCTAAGCGCAGTATTGAGTTTTGACGGAACACCGCCACCACCTGCCGCTTCTGCTGCGGGATAAACGTCATCACCGGTTTGAAAGGCAGGCGCACCGCGGTAGTTCCCGGCCGGGCCAGCACTTGCGTAACATAGCCGTCGCTCGGCGCCCGCACCACGGTTTGCTCCAGGTTATAGGCGGCTTCCGCAATTTGCGATTTCAGGCCGGCGATGCGCGCGTCTTCGCCGTTGTAGTGGCCCGAAAGCTGCTCCTGCGCCTGCCGGTGCTGCGCTCTGGCGGCCTGCAAGGCGGCCGATTGCGCCAGATACTGTTGCTGCGCGTGGCTGATGTCCTGTTCGGAAAATGGGTTCACCGCCATCGCCGCGCCTTTGGCATAACGCTGATAATCTTTGCGCGCGCGCTGATACTCCGCATTCACCCGCTGAACATTAGCGGCGGACTCACTCAATGCCGCCTGGCGAGCACGCACATCCGCCTCCGCCCCGGCCAGATCCGCCTGCAGCTTGTTCAAGCGCGATCGGTAACGGGTATCGTCAAGACGAAACAGCAGCTCTCCTTTGCGCAGCAACACGTTGGTTTTGTCCGTCACCTCGATCACCATGCCGGAAACCTGCGGCACAATCGGCACCGAGATCGCGATTTTCTGCGCCCTGTAGGTATAAGGATGGTTGTAATTCATGGCCAGAATCAGCGCGCCGACAATAAAAATGCCGCCAAGCACGGCGGTCGGCACCGTCCATTTATTGACTGGAATGCGGAACAGTTTGAATGCGCCGTAGGCCAGCGCCACGTAGCTGAGAATAATTAACAGATCCATGGCGTTTTCTCATGCTATCTCGGCAGGAACGGCCGTAGCGTCCGCCTTGCCCTGCAGGCGCCGCAGCTCGGCCTCCAGCTGCTGAAGACGTTCCTGCAGCGCCGCAGGTTCCGCTGCCGGCGCCGCCATGCCCCATCCCCGCTCTGGCCGGTATAGCGTCGCCCAAATCCACAGCAGCGGCCAAATGGCGTGCAAGGTAAACAGGCTCACCCAGCCTGCCACATGAATTGCGTCCTGATGCGGGTGTTGTCGCTGCTTGGCCAGCAAATAAGGA is drawn from Serratia entomophila and contains these coding sequences:
- a CDS encoding HlyD family secretion protein translates to MDLLIILSYVALAYGAFKLFRIPVNKWTVPTAVLGGIFIVGALILAMNYNHPYTYRAQKIAISVPIVPQVSGMVIEVTDKTNVLLRKGELLFRLDDTRYRSRLNKLQADLAGAEADVRARQAALSESAANVQRVNAEYQRARKDYQRYAKGAAMAVNPFSEQDISHAQQQYLAQSAALQAARAQHRQAQEQLSGHYNGEDARIAGLKSQIAEAAYNLEQTVVRAPSDGYVTQVLARPGTTAVRLPFKPVMTFIPQQKRQVVAVFRQNSILRLAKGDRAEVVFNGLPGQVYGGTVTRVLPVVPGGSYQASGVLQGLTPDGLQDGVYAMIDLAASPALEGLPDGVSAQAAVYTDHFAHLSIMRKVLLRMTSWLHYLYLDH
- a CDS encoding DUF3302 domain-containing protein, with product MLLNYFALGVLIAVFLILFYGVIIIHDIPYLLAKQRQHPHQDAIHVAGWVSLFTLHAIWPLLWIWATLYRPERGWGMAAPAAEPAALQERLQQLEAELRRLQGKADATAVPAEIA